One window of Salegentibacter sp. Hel_I_6 genomic DNA carries:
- a CDS encoding ribonuclease HII: MLKMFNLPCAIAGTDEAGRGCLAGPVTAAAVILPKNFKNQLLNDSKQTKLSDRNNLKKIIMKEAIAYGVAHVFMEEIDKINILNASILAMHRAIDQLTCKPEHIIVDGNKFKPYGKIPYECIIKGDGKYLSIAAASILAKTFRDEYMENIHLEFPVYNWKQNKGYPTKEHRAAIREYGSTPYHRKSFKLLPEQLKLSL, translated from the coding sequence ATGTTAAAAATGTTTAACCTACCATGTGCAATTGCAGGCACCGATGAAGCTGGACGTGGTTGTCTTGCCGGACCGGTAACAGCGGCTGCTGTGATTTTACCAAAAAATTTTAAAAATCAATTGTTAAATGACTCTAAACAAACAAAGTTAAGCGATCGCAACAATCTTAAAAAAATTATAATGAAGGAAGCAATTGCCTACGGAGTCGCACACGTTTTTATGGAAGAAATTGACAAAATCAATATTCTAAATGCTTCAATTTTGGCTATGCACAGGGCAATAGACCAGTTAACATGCAAACCCGAACATATTATTGTAGATGGCAATAAATTTAAACCATATGGCAAAATTCCCTACGAATGTATTATAAAAGGAGATGGCAAATACCTAAGTATTGCTGCAGCTTCTATTTTAGCAAAAACCTTTAGAGATGAATATATGGAAAATATTCATCTGGAATTTCCGGTCTATAACTGGAAACAAAATAAAGGTTATCCAACAAAAGAACATCGCGCGGCCATTAGAGAATATGGAAGCACTCCTTATCATAGAAAAAGCTTTAAACTACTACCAGAGCAGTTGAAACTTTCCTTATAA
- a CDS encoding YqaE/Pmp3 family membrane protein translates to MSVWRVILSVLFPPLAVYDRGCGSILIVLILTILGWIPGVIAALIILNNPRKGV, encoded by the coding sequence ATGAGTGTTTGGCGGGTAATTCTTTCGGTTTTATTTCCACCCCTTGCGGTTTACGATAGGGGTTGTGGGTCTATTTTAATTGTATTAATCCTTACTATTTTAGGTTGGATTCCGGGAGTGATAGCGGCACTTATTATTCTGAATAATCCGAGAAAAGGCGTATGA
- the lipB gene encoding lipoyl(octanoyl) transferase LipB translates to MNKYINLQNLGYKDYKEIWDYQESLFKEILDLKIKNRRQNLNEITPNYLLMVEHPHVYTLGKSGDIKNLLISEAELEKRQAKYYKINRGGDITYHGPGQLVGYPILDLDNFFTDIHKYLRFLEECIILTLAEYGLKAERSQGETGVWLDVGTPFARKICAMGVRASRWVTMHGFALNVNADLGYFDHIIPCGIEGKAVTSLNVELGRKEIPLAEVQEKVLKHFAELFEAKFD, encoded by the coding sequence ATGAACAAGTATATAAATTTACAGAATTTAGGGTATAAGGATTATAAAGAAATCTGGGATTACCAGGAAAGTCTATTTAAGGAGATTTTAGATTTAAAGATAAAAAACCGAAGACAGAATTTAAATGAAATTACGCCCAATTACCTTTTAATGGTAGAGCATCCTCATGTTTATACTTTGGGTAAAAGCGGCGATATTAAAAACTTGCTTATTTCTGAAGCCGAACTTGAAAAAAGGCAGGCCAAATATTATAAAATTAACCGTGGCGGGGATATCACTTATCACGGCCCGGGACAATTGGTAGGTTATCCAATTTTAGATCTGGATAATTTCTTCACAGATATTCATAAGTATTTGCGGTTCCTTGAAGAATGCATTATTCTCACCTTGGCTGAATATGGATTAAAAGCTGAGAGAAGCCAGGGTGAAACCGGCGTTTGGCTTGATGTGGGAACTCCTTTTGCCAGAAAAATTTGTGCTATGGGCGTGCGTGCCAGTCGCTGGGTCACTATGCACGGTTTTGCACTAAACGTAAATGCTGATTTAGGCTATTTTGACCATATTATTCCCTGCGGAATTGAAGGCAAAGCGGTTACTTCTTTGAATGTAGAACTTGGTAGAAAAGAAATTCCCCTGGCTGAAGTTCAGGAGAAGGTTTTGAAGCATTTTGCTGAATTGTTTGAAGCTAAATTCGACTAG
- the lysS gene encoding lysine--tRNA ligase produces MQLSEQEIVRREKLSALRKAGINPYPADLFPVKDTSKGIKENFEDGKKVVLAGRLMSRRIQGKASFAEIQDSKGKIQVYFNRDEICTGEDKSKYNDIYKKLLDIGDFIGIEGELFKTQVGEMTVMVKDFTLLSKSIRPLPLPKTDKDGNTYDGFTDPEHRYRQRYADLAVNPKVKEIFVKRTKLFNAMRNFFNEREYFEVETPILQSIPGGAAARPFVTHHNALDIPLYLRIANELYLKRLIVGGFDGVYEFSKNFRNEGMDRTHNPEFTAMEIYVAYKDYNWMMEFTETLLEHCAIAVNNTTETVFGQHKIDFKAPYKRVTMTDSIKEFTGFDITGKSEAEIRKAAEDMGIEVDETMGKGKLIDEIFGEKCEGNYIQPTFITDYPKEMSPLCKEHRENPELTERFELMVCGKEIANAYSELNDPIDQRERFEEQLKLAKKGDDEATEFIDQDFLRALEYGMPPTSGLGIGMDRLIMFLTNNQSIQEVLFFPQMKPERKAVELSEDEKAVFQLLKNDEIQELETIKTNSGLSNKKWDKTLKSLRKHKMIDVFKDDETMKIKAV; encoded by the coding sequence ATGCAATTATCTGAACAGGAAATAGTAAGAAGAGAAAAGCTTTCTGCATTGAGAAAAGCTGGTATTAACCCCTATCCGGCAGATTTATTCCCGGTAAAAGACACCAGCAAGGGAATAAAGGAGAATTTTGAAGATGGAAAAAAAGTGGTATTGGCAGGTAGATTAATGTCGCGCCGTATCCAGGGGAAAGCCTCTTTTGCCGAAATACAGGACTCCAAAGGTAAAATTCAGGTTTATTTTAATCGTGATGAAATTTGTACCGGGGAAGATAAAAGCAAGTATAACGATATATATAAAAAATTGCTGGATATAGGCGATTTTATAGGAATTGAAGGCGAACTTTTTAAAACTCAGGTTGGGGAAATGACCGTGATGGTGAAAGATTTCACTTTGCTAAGCAAATCTATTCGTCCTTTACCACTTCCAAAAACAGATAAAGACGGAAACACTTACGACGGATTTACAGATCCCGAGCACCGTTACCGCCAGCGTTATGCCGATTTGGCCGTGAATCCAAAGGTTAAAGAAATCTTTGTAAAGCGTACCAAATTGTTTAACGCGATGCGAAATTTCTTTAATGAAAGGGAATATTTCGAAGTTGAAACGCCAATTTTACAATCTATCCCCGGTGGTGCTGCTGCGAGACCGTTTGTCACTCATCACAATGCGTTAGATATTCCGCTATATTTAAGAATTGCCAATGAATTATATCTTAAAAGATTAATCGTTGGAGGATTTGACGGCGTTTATGAATTCTCGAAAAACTTCAGAAATGAAGGGATGGATAGAACCCACAATCCAGAATTTACGGCGATGGAAATCTATGTAGCCTACAAAGACTACAACTGGATGATGGAATTTACAGAAACCCTTCTGGAACATTGTGCAATTGCAGTAAATAATACTACGGAAACTGTTTTTGGCCAGCATAAAATAGATTTTAAAGCGCCCTACAAACGCGTTACCATGACTGATTCCATAAAAGAATTTACCGGATTTGATATTACCGGAAAATCTGAAGCGGAAATTAGAAAAGCAGCTGAAGATATGGGAATTGAAGTTGATGAAACTATGGGTAAAGGAAAACTCATCGATGAGATTTTTGGTGAAAAATGTGAAGGAAATTATATTCAACCGACCTTTATTACTGATTATCCGAAGGAAATGAGTCCGCTTTGTAAAGAGCACCGCGAAAACCCAGAGTTAACCGAGCGTTTTGAACTAATGGTTTGTGGAAAAGAAATCGCAAATGCATATTCTGAATTAAATGATCCTATAGACCAACGTGAGCGTTTTGAAGAACAATTAAAACTGGCCAAAAAAGGAGACGACGAAGCAACCGAATTTATAGATCAGGATTTCTTAAGAGCTTTAGAATACGGGATGCCTCCAACATCTGGATTAGGAATTGGGATGGATCGTTTAATTATGTTCTTAACCAATAACCAATCAATCCAGGAAGTTCTATTTTTCCCGCAAATGAAACCGGAAAGAAAAGCTGTTGAACTTAGCGAAGATGAAAAAGCGGTCTTTCAGCTATTAAAAAATGACGAAATTCAGGAGTTGGAAACTATAAAAACTAATTCTGGATTAAGTAATAAAAAGTGGGACAAAACCCTTAAATCACTTAGAAAACATAAAATGATCGATGTTTTTAAAGATGACGAAACCATGAAAATAAAGGCGGTTTAA
- a CDS encoding zinc-dependent metalloprotease gives MTKRFTHKLFLVALSVSVSSCAVFQPNKSSADDSKKEASKKNGDLEPYAKVITKDAKSDEGLFTVHRVDDKYFYEIPDSLFNREMLTVTRIAKTATGIGFGGGKQNTQVHRWQKKDGHVLLRVVSHEIYAADSLPVHEAVVNSNFEPVLQRFPVKTVGKDSVNKTTVIEVTDLYTKDVQALGLRDRSRKEYKVSRLDDSRSYIDTIRSYPENIEVRHVKTYSAGEPPSNASTGSISLEFSNSMILLPKEPMKRRYFDQRVGWFARGQTDYGLDAQKSKEVKYLDRWRLEVKEEDREKFENGELVEPKEQIVYYVDRATPKQWIPYIKQGIEDWQVAFEAAGFKNAIIAKDPPSKEEDPDWSPEDARYSVVRYLASPIPNANGPHVSDPRSGEILESDINWYHNVMTLLRNWFFVQTAAINEDARSVEFEDEVMGRLIRFVSSHEVGHTLGLPHNMGSSVAYAVEDLRDPEFTAEFGTAPSIMDYARFNYIAQPEDGDVALMPDIGPYDKYAIEWGYRPILDKTAEEEKEILDEWILAKAGDPLYRFGSQQSGGVIDPSSQTEDLGDDAVLASEYGIKNLKRIMPKLIEWTAEDGKNYDDLDDMYGQVLSQFNRYMGHVTANIGGVYEHYKTYDQEGAVYSHVDAAHQKKAMNFLQEQLFETPEWMIDQEIFNKIEFDGQVERIRNMQERTLNNLLDFGRMARLMENEEINGDQAYGLLDMMTDVRTGIWSELSSGSATDRYRRNLQRAYIGRMEHLMTEEQSSIPSRYRSYISRSNIDVAQSDIRPVVRGELKTLQNQIRRAVNRTSDQLTKYHLQDALERIDLILNPIK, from the coding sequence ATGACCAAACGATTTACGCATAAGCTGTTTTTAGTAGCCTTATCGGTATCGGTTTCTAGTTGTGCAGTTTTTCAGCCCAATAAATCTTCGGCTGATGACTCCAAAAAAGAAGCTTCAAAAAAGAATGGTGACCTGGAACCTTACGCCAAGGTAATTACAAAAGACGCTAAAAGCGACGAAGGTTTATTTACTGTACACCGAGTAGACGACAAATATTTTTACGAAATTCCAGATAGTCTTTTTAACCGTGAAATGCTTACGGTAACAAGAATTGCAAAAACAGCTACCGGAATTGGTTTTGGCGGCGGAAAGCAGAACACCCAGGTACACCGCTGGCAGAAAAAAGACGGCCACGTACTTTTAAGAGTTGTTTCTCACGAAATCTACGCAGCAGATTCACTTCCGGTTCATGAAGCAGTGGTAAACTCTAATTTTGAACCAGTTTTACAACGTTTCCCTGTGAAAACTGTAGGAAAAGATTCTGTAAATAAAACTACCGTTATCGAAGTTACAGATCTTTACACTAAAGATGTGCAAGCACTTGGACTAAGGGACCGCTCGAGAAAAGAATACAAAGTTTCCCGATTAGACGATAGTCGTTCTTACATAGATACTATTCGTAGTTATCCTGAAAATATTGAAGTTAGACACGTAAAAACCTATAGTGCAGGCGAACCACCTTCTAATGCCAGTACCGGTTCTATTTCATTAGAGTTTAGCAATTCTATGATCTTACTTCCTAAAGAACCAATGAAACGCCGTTATTTCGATCAGCGTGTTGGTTGGTTTGCTCGCGGCCAAACAGATTATGGGCTTGATGCCCAAAAAAGTAAAGAAGTAAAATATCTTGACCGATGGAGACTTGAAGTAAAAGAAGAAGACAGAGAGAAATTTGAAAATGGAGAATTGGTAGAACCAAAAGAACAAATTGTTTATTATGTAGACCGCGCTACTCCAAAACAGTGGATTCCCTACATAAAACAAGGGATTGAAGACTGGCAGGTTGCTTTTGAAGCTGCCGGATTCAAAAATGCAATTATTGCTAAAGATCCACCAAGTAAAGAAGAAGACCCAGATTGGAGTCCGGAAGACGCCCGTTACTCAGTAGTTCGTTACCTGGCTTCCCCAATTCCAAACGCAAACGGGCCTCACGTTAGTGATCCGCGTTCTGGAGAGATTTTAGAATCAGATATCAATTGGTATCATAACGTAATGACCCTGCTTAGAAACTGGTTCTTTGTACAAACTGCAGCTATAAACGAAGATGCACGTAGCGTTGAGTTTGAGGACGAAGTAATGGGACGATTAATTCGTTTCGTTTCCTCTCACGAGGTTGGGCACACTTTAGGTCTTCCGCATAATATGGGAAGTAGTGTTGCTTACGCCGTAGAAGATCTTCGTGATCCTGAATTTACTGCTGAATTTGGTACCGCACCTTCTATCATGGACTATGCGCGTTTTAATTATATCGCCCAGCCTGAAGATGGTGATGTTGCATTAATGCCAGATATTGGACCTTATGATAAATATGCTATTGAATGGGGTTATCGCCCAATTTTAGATAAAACAGCTGAAGAAGAAAAAGAAATTCTAGATGAATGGATTCTTGCAAAAGCAGGTGATCCTTTATATCGCTTCGGAAGTCAGCAAAGTGGCGGAGTTATAGACCCGAGTTCTCAAACTGAAGATCTTGGTGACGATGCAGTTTTGGCCAGTGAATACGGTATTAAAAACCTGAAGCGCATTATGCCGAAATTAATCGAGTGGACTGCTGAAGATGGTAAAAATTACGACGATCTTGACGATATGTACGGTCAGGTTCTAAGTCAGTTTAATAGATATATGGGCCATGTCACGGCCAATATTGGTGGTGTTTATGAGCATTATAAAACTTATGACCAAGAAGGTGCCGTTTACTCTCACGTAGATGCAGCTCATCAAAAGAAAGCGATGAACTTTTTACAAGAGCAACTTTTTGAAACTCCAGAATGGATGATAGACCAGGAAATCTTCAACAAAATTGAATTTGATGGGCAGGTAGAGCGCATTAGAAATATGCAGGAAAGAACCCTTAATAATCTATTAGACTTTGGTAGAATGGCCCGTTTAATGGAAAATGAAGAGATAAATGGTGATCAAGCTTATGGTTTACTGGATATGATGACCGATGTTAGAACCGGGATCTGGAGTGAACTTTCTTCAGGAAGCGCTACAGATCGCTATCGTAGAAACCTTCAACGTGCCTATATTGGTAGAATGGAGCATTTAATGACAGAGGAACAAAGTAGTATCCCCTCGCGTTACAGAAGCTACATTAGCAGAAGTAACATAGATGTTGCTCAAAGTGATATTCGCCCGGTGGTTAGAGGTGAGTTAAAAACGCTACAAAACCAAATTAGAAGAGCAGTTAACCGCACAAGTGATCAATTAACTAAATATCATCTTCAGGATGCTTTAGAAAGAATAGATTTAATTTTAAATCCTATCAAATAA